A stretch of the Drosophila sulfurigaster albostrigata strain 15112-1811.04 chromosome 2L, ASM2355843v2, whole genome shotgun sequence genome encodes the following:
- the LOC133850295 gene encoding uncharacterized protein LOC133850295 has product MFNGNWNQSRERRRVLVKCGGFSSQLARNVTEKVDGDPLWGSRFDDSHPTAVVQTHLDFLRQGADIILSNTYQSSVEGFMRHLGKTREESIELIEKSVRLARQAKSLYLEEVAAANGNIGASMPWVLASIGPYGAHLHDGSEYTGSYASRVSTKELQDWHTTRIATCLQTGVDGLAVETLPCQLEALAVTELILERFPTARFWVSFQCKDESSLAHGESFADAALAVWDLIVLHNAQSRLLGIGVNCVNPSHVTPLLKSLLAVKPKEDIIPLVVYSNRGEVYDSERGEWTGNGVNVVSFVPEWIELGVCIIGGCCRVYPDDVLEIRKCVDCIAKEPQSSIKTSIE; this is encoded by the exons ATGTTTAACGGTAACTGGAATCAGTCGCGAGAGCGACGGCGTGTCTTGGTCAAATGCGGTGGCTTCTCAAGCCAATTGGCACGCAATGTCACCGAAAAGGTCGACGGAGATCCATTGTGGGGCTCGCGTTTCGATGACAGCCATCCAACGGCTGTGGTCCAAACGCATTTGGATTTCCTTCGCCAGGGTGCCGACATCATACTCAGCAATACATATCAATCGAGTGTCGAGGGTTTCATGCGCCATCTGGGGAAGACGCGAGAGGAGAGCATCGAGCTGATTGAGAAAAGCGTTCGCCTGGCGCGACAAGCGAAATCTCTGTACCTGGAGGAAGTGGCTGCAGCGAATGGCAACATTGGCGCCAGCATGCCCTGGGTGCTGGCCTCGATTGGACCGTATGGAGCGCATCTGCACGATGGCTCCGAGTACACGGGCAGCTATGCCAGCCGGGTGAGCACCAAGGAGCTGCAGGATTGGCACACGACGCGCATTGCGACTTGTCTGCAGACGGGCGTCGATGGTCTGGCCGTGGAGACGTTACCTTGCCAGCTGGAGGCTCTGGCGGTCACTGAATTGATACTTGAGAGATTCCCAACTGCGCGCTTCTGGGTGTCCTTTCAATGCAAG GATGAATCTAGTCTGGCGCATGGGGAATCTTTTGCTGACGCGGCTTTGGCTGTGTGGGATCTGATTGTTTTGCACAATGCGCAGTCACGTCTGCTGGGCATCGGCGTCAACTGTGTGAATCCCAGCCATGTGACGCCTCTGCTCAAATCTCTGCTGGCCGTCAAACCAAAGGAGGACATTATTCCACTTGTGGTCTACAGCAATCGTGGCGAAGTCTACGACAGCGAGAGAGGCGAGTGGACTGGGAATGGTGTCAATGTTGTGTCCTTTGTGCCCGAGTGGATTGAGCTGGGCGTCTGCATCATTGGCGGCTGCTGTCGCGTCTATCCCGATGATGTGCTTGAGATACGCAAATGCGTCGATTGCATCGCCAAGGAGCCACAGTCGAGCATCAAAACATCAATAGAGTGA